In one window of Ignatzschineria indica DNA:
- the bioD gene encoding dethiobiotin synthase, with amino-acid sequence MAQEKQAENHQQWFITGTDTEIGKTYVTTLLLKALNRQGAKANGYKPVASGAAETPIGIKNPDAYSLLKASYCDLDYEHVNPYFFLEEEAPHILAEKGGRTIEFAVMNRGLKYLESQGEITLVEGAGGWYTPLSFKRSYSDWVIENRLPVIVVVGLKLGVINHARLTFDAIEAAGLEITGWIANHLSDSPSLPNYIAGIQAFTDIPMIGEIPYQAAADPALMEKVDQYFDLDPLLRGVA; translated from the coding sequence ATGGCGCAAGAGAAACAAGCAGAGAATCATCAACAATGGTTTATCACCGGCACCGATACTGAGATTGGTAAAACCTATGTAACAACGCTTTTACTAAAAGCACTTAATCGGCAAGGCGCAAAGGCAAATGGTTATAAGCCGGTCGCCTCTGGTGCAGCAGAGACCCCGATAGGTATTAAAAATCCTGATGCTTACTCATTACTTAAGGCCTCCTATTGTGATCTCGATTATGAGCATGTTAATCCTTACTTCTTTCTTGAAGAGGAGGCACCCCATATTTTGGCCGAAAAAGGGGGAAGAACAATCGAATTTGCGGTGATGAATCGTGGTTTAAAATATCTCGAGAGTCAAGGAGAGATCACCTTAGTCGAAGGGGCTGGAGGCTGGTATACACCCTTGAGCTTCAAGCGTAGCTATAGCGATTGGGTTATTGAGAATCGACTCCCTGTAATTGTTGTTGTGGGTTTAAAGCTCGGTGTGATCAATCATGCGCGTCTAACCTTTGATGCCATTGAGGCTGCTGGTTTAGAGATTACCGGCTGGATTGCAAATCATCTCTCTGATTCTCCCTCATTACCTAACTATATTGCCGGCATTCAAGCATTTACCGATATTCCCATGATTGGGGAAATTCCCTATCAAGCCGCAGCAGATCCGGCATTGATGGAGAAGGTAGATCAATATTTCGATCTCGATCCATTACTGAGGGGAGTAGCGTGA